A genomic region of Castor canadensis chromosome 16, mCasCan1.hap1v2, whole genome shotgun sequence contains the following coding sequences:
- the LOC141417817 gene encoding uncharacterized protein, with protein MRPPKKLQIGVGGEREQQAFDQLKDALLQAPALALPDPTRPFTLFVDEKKGVAKGVLTQQLGPWKRPVAYFSKKLDAVAAGWPPCLRIIAAIAVLVREADKLTFGQALWVTAPHPVEGILKQPPGKWMTNARLTHYQGLLLDSPRITFTDPVILNPATLLPNPELQTPVHNCKEFLSEVTQVRADLKDTPLSGCKLNWYTDGSSFFQDGARRAGAAVVDQEGNTVWSSALPPGTSAQKAELIALAEALERAKGKRVNIYTDSRYAFGTIHVHGAIYRERGFRTAEGKHLKNLAEVQRLLMAVEKPKAVAVMYVPGHQSAKTPEAVGNNRADQEAKRVAMVSPPMETGQPSTVAAIDVPVPELPPLPPRPEYSTEDFTWMRAHSPFREGEDGWKSDLEGKLILPEKLGRFLLANLHKSTHLGRRKLLDLLTSAQLRFPNQTIAVRQIVEDCASCTIMKPGRREGHHTG; from the exons atgaggccaccaaagaagctccagattggagttgggggagagagagaacaacaggcctttgatcagctaaaagacgctcttttgcaggcccctgccttagccttgccagatcctacaagaccattcactctgtttgtagatgagaaaaagggggtagccaaaggagtcttgacccaacagctaggtccctggaagagaccagtggcatacttttccaagaaattagacgcagtagcggcaggatggcccccctgcctccgcatcatagcggccattgccgtgctggtgagagaagccgataaactaacctttggacaggccctctgggtaacggcccctcacccggtggagggaatccttaaacaaccccctgggaaatggatgacgaatgccaggctcacccactaccaggggctcttgttggattcccctcggatcacattcacagatcccgtaatcctgaaccctgccaccttgttgcctaacccggaactgcagacacctgtccataactgcaaagaattcctctccgaagttacacaggtacgggctgacctaaaggatacccccctgtccggctgcaaattaaactggtacacggatggaagcagttttttccaagatggagcccgaagggcaggggcagctgtagtcgaccaagaaggaaatacggtatggagcagcgccctcccacccggaacatcagcccaaaaagcggaattaattgccttggcagaggccctggagagggcaaaaggaaagcgagtcaatatctacaccgatagccgctatgctttcggtaccatccatgtccacggggccatctatcgcgaaagaggattccgcacagcagaaggaaaacatctaaagaacctagccgaagtccagcgtctattaatggcagtggaaaaaccgaaggcagtggcagtgatgtatgtcccaggccaccagtctgccaagacgccggaagctgtcggtaacaacagagcagatcaagaagcaaagagagtagcaatggtgagtcctcccatggagacagggcaaccttccacggttgcggcgatagacgtgccggtcccagagctccctccgctacccccccgaccagaatactccacagaggatttcacttggatgagagcccactccccctttagagaaggggaagacggatggaaaagcgacttggaaggcaagttaattctgcctgaaaaactcggacgattcctgttggctaacttacataagtccacccatttggggcggagaaaattactagacttgttgacatctgcgcagctccgatttccgaaccagaccatagcagtccgccaaattgtggaagattgtgccagctgcacaatcatgaaaccaggacgaagggaggggcaccatacag gttga